The sequence AGGGCCGGTACCGGCACCAGACCCCGTCTGGCATGGAGCGGCGGGACCGGCGGTGCGCAGCTGCTCCCTCTCTcccggctcggctcggcccggcccggcccggcgtTGCCCCGGGCCCTCCCGGTCCCCGACGCCCCGGCGAGTGCAGCCGCCGCCTGCCCGGGCACGTCTCCGCCGGTCCCGCCGCCCGGAGCTGTCCTTGGCGCGTCCCAGCCGCCGGCCAGGAGGTCTcggtggggtgggggtggggggttcGGCCCGGAAGGTGCGGCTGGTCCTGGAACCCGCGGAGCAGAACCGAGGGGTGCGGTGGTCGGGGTCGGGGCCTTTCCGGTGGCGCGGCGGTGGGACCCGGGCGGCCGTCGGTGCTGAGGTGCAGAGGTAGCCAGGTGCTGCCCGGCCCTTGCCTGCTCCTCGAGgcaggagccaggagctggcGGTGCGGATCCCGCACTGAGGTTGCGAGGGGTCCCGCGGAAGGGGTCCCTCGGGGCCTGCCGGTGCAGGCCGGGCCGTTCCCGTCTCGTAGCGCCCGGGGAGCACGTGCCGGGCGCGGGAACAGGCCGGGATCTCCCCGCTCCGTCTGCTTCCTCCGCCAAGGGAAGCGGAGCGGCGGAAACCGGCGCTTCCTCCGGGCGGGCTGCCTGGGGGGCGGCTGATAGCAGAGGGAACCCCAGCTCCACGGGTTCCTCCTGCCCGTCCCGGCTGCCTCCTGCACCCGGAGCCACGGGCTGCGTCCCTGCCTAGAGGGTACGTGGTGCGTGGTGGCAGCCCGGTCCTGCTCGCTGCAGCCCCTCTTCCCCTGCCTGCCGCGGGgtctgtgcagggctgggggtggtcCTGAGCCCCCCACAGCAGTTGTCACTCGGCAGCACGTCCCCTTCCCCAGCGGTGCCAGCAGACAGCAGGGAcatggcagggctggagctgggccTTCCAGGCACTGGTGGCAATGCCAAGGGCATGATGGCAGCAGCCACTCCTGTGTCTCGTGGGCCGCGCTGGCTCCGAAGGTCCGGGCTGGCGTGGGCGGCTGTGACGCAGGTCCCAGGGGAGCTCTTTGCCGTGGCCAGGGGGTCCTCAGAAACCCGCAGCTCTGGCCACCCCTTCCTGGGAGCGtgggagcagctgccctggccctgctgctgagGTTCCTCTCCCATTTATTTATATCCTTGAGAAGGAGCCGGCCGCCACCGCTCCGGCGTCCTCCTCTGGGCTGCGGCCGACGAGCTGGGCACCATCTCGGTGCTGCAACTGTGTGGGAGCACGCAGGGCCCGTCCTGGCACTGGGACCgtggctggaggagctggcCCCACGCATGGGTGCCAGCACTGTGACAGGTGCCCTTAATGCCACAGGTCAGCggtgcccagccctgcccccaTGGCACAGCCATACCTGCTGCagttccccccacccccagccactATTTTTAGCAGCCGTCtctttttcttggcattttGTGGCACGCTCCGGCCTGTTGCACCTCTGGCCgctgagctgcagctggcaggagctCTCATGCATGTCCTGGACAGCATCCGCCGGCATTGCCATGACCCCACCGTGCTCAGATGCCCTCCCCAAGTTGGTGCCTGCCTGTGCCTGGGCCCTGCCTGGTGTCCCAGCACGTGTGACGGGTCATCACGTGTGTGGCACTGTCCGTATCAAGCCGTGCTGCTGAAGGAGGAACCGGCCTCGATCCCACCGTGGGGCCAGGGACTTCCCTGCGTGGGTCCCACCGTGGCGGGCAGGAAGTCAGCGGCCCCATTACAATGGGACTTTGTGCCGTAAGCGTATTACTCAGCACTGACCTTGTGCAATTCTGCACGGTATTCAGCCCGCTGGGTCAGCTGAGGACACGCAGCCATCACAGCAAGTGGCTGCCCCTGAGCCCCTGGGGTGctccagctgtggctgtggggCACTGgggctccctgccccagggcagcAGTACGTgaccctgtccctctgtccctggagctgagctggcaaGGAGACGAGCAGTCATCGGGGGGGGGAGGTGTTTTGAGGGGTGCCAGGTGGTGACTGTGGGACTGAGTtgtctctctcctccccagggGTCCCTGGAGGTGAGCCTGAGCCAGCCCAACCGCAGCAGCAGTGGCTCAGAGCGGTGAGTGAccccctgcctccagcccccCAGACATCCTGTTGCATCCCTTGGGTGTTGTTGTGGGAGCCAGGGTCCCAGCACCCCGTGACAGGATGCACCGTGCTGGTACGTGCTGTGGTGTCCTGCCCATGGGGCCAGCATCGTGCTGTGCCACTCTgctggctcaaaccaggactgCTGTCCTCTGTCCCCCTCCTTCGTGTGTCCTAGGGCATGTGTCCCCACCATGTACATGGCTTGACTGCCACAGGCTTAGCCAAGAGGCTCTGCTGGGCCACGTCCACCAGCAGAGGCCATGCCCTGGGGGAGCGCGTGCCCAGGAGATGGGGTGCCGGGGCACAGGGGCCTGCTCGCTCCCTGTCCTCTCAgtgctgatgctgctgccaACATTCCTTCCTGGTTGTTCATTTTCCGAATTCCTTGGCAGGGCCGCGACTGCAAACAGCTTATTTTTAGCCAGGGCCATCTGCACCCGATGGCTCTGCCGCTTTCCCACCGCAGGGTTCCGGGGTGTCCAGAGCCCCTCAGGACCCGGTTCACCCCAGCCCCTGGGTTGGCTTCTGTGGGAGgcacctgcagccccccagaCTTGGCTCCGTGTTGTCCCCAGGTCCCTGCTCGTTGCAGAGGAGATGCGCAGCCTCATCGTGGAGAAGGGCCCGGGGCCGGTGGAGGATGATCCTGATGTTCTAGTAAAAGGTGAGCACAGGAGCCTCTCTGGCCATAGAGTGGCTGAGGCACAGGGATTCTGGCAGGACTGagccctgcccatggctgggtCCTGTCCCAGaggggcagcagcacaggctaGGCTGGTGCCAGGCAgaccctgccctgtgctggggagctggtggGGAGGATGGTGCTGGTGGCCGGGGCTGAGGCTTCCCCTTCCCAGGCTGGCTGCAGCGGGAGGTGCGGGGAGGCGTGAGGACCCCCTGGATCCGGCCTCGGAAGTACTGGTTCGTGCTGACACCTGACTCCCTGGACTACTACAGCAGCAATGAGAAGGGGGCCCGTCGGCTGGGCTCCTTGGTGCTCACCAgcctctgctctgtgctctggCCGAACAAACAGACCTACAAGGAGACGGGTAGGGCACCCGGGCCCCTCCGTTGGGCTGCACCTTCGTGGTCCTTCGTGCCCTGTGtcaccctgccagccccaggggggGTTCCATGGCCCAGAGAAGGGACTATGCAGAGCCCTGAGGTGCCAAGTGGCCCCACCAGGGCAGGGATCCCTGGGCCGAGGGCACCAGTGGGCCACAGGTGAGCTGTCTGTCCCTCACAGGCTACTGGAGTGTGACGGTGTTTGGCAGGAAGCATTGCTACCGCCTGTACACGGAGCACCTGAACGAAGCCGTGCGCTGGGTCTGTGCCGTGCAGAAGGTCATCGACAGCAAAGTGCCCGTCCAGACACCCACTCAGCTCCTCATGCGTGACGTTGAGGTGAGCCCATGGCATGGGGCTGCTCACATCAGCAGGGCCAGGACAGATGGCTGGGGCCCCTTGTGCCTGGCGGTGGGGCAGCtcatggcagctgctgccatctctTTGCCCTCCCAGGAGCACTGTGGCAGTcctgaggtcctggagcagatCTACCGCTGCAACCCCATCCTGCGCTACACCAGCAGCCCCCTCTATGCTCCCCTGCTGCCCTTCCCCTATGGCAGCCTGGACCAAAGTGGTGAGGGCAGGTGGGGGTCCTGGGCTGCAAGGAGCAGTgggtgggcagggctgggggctgtgtgggACTTTACCTGGCCCTGGGTGCATGAATGTGTCTGGCTCCTGGGGCGGGGGGCCTGGGGAAACCCACGGGGCTGTTGACCCCCATcctgtcctgcagcccctcccCCCCGCAGCTACACCACGCTGCGTGACGAGGCCGTGAAGCTCTTCAActcactgcagcagctggagtcAGAGCGGGACCCAGTGCCACTGATGCAGGGCGTTCTGCAGACCTGCCTGGACCTGCCACCACTGGTGGATGAGATCTACTGCCAGCTGGTGAAGCAGACCACAGAGCCGCCAGTGGCAGGCGGGCCGGGCGACCTGCACTACTGGCAGCTGCTCACCTGCATGAGCTGCACCTTCCTGCCCTCCCCGCCCGTCCTGCGCTTCCTGCACTTCCACCTGGACAGGCGAGTGCTGGCAGAGCGCTGGGCACCGGCCACGGGCTGGGGCTCACCAGGCACTGGGGCCCTCGTTGGGTTGCACTGCTGTGACAGTCCTGGTGTCTCTTGCAGGACGGAGAGCCGGTTCCCCACCTCGGAGATGGCCAAGTATGCCTGCTTCATCCGGGAGGCACTGGGGAAGACGAAGGGGAGGGAGTGCGTGCCCTCCCTGGAGGAGATCCTGGTGCTGATGAGGCGGCAGGAGATGATCTGCACCGTGCACTGCCCAGGAGCACCCGCCTGCAGCGTGGCCATCAGCTCTCACACCACGGCTGAGGAGGTGAGGGGCTGCAGCCACGCTGGGCAGAGGTCTTGGGACATTTTGGCATGTGGAGCTGGGGGGGCAGTGGGCTAGGAGAGTTGGCAGGGGTCTCCCCTAAGTCTCTCCCAGCTGAGTTGTGGTTCAGAGGGGCCAGGGGCCACCTGCCTTCGCCCATCATGACTTGTCTGTGTCCCTTTGCAGCCCTGAGCGCCGTGGCCAGGGACACGCAGTCACCGTCGGTTGCCTTTGTCTCGCCTCAGGTGGCCCAGGAGCTGGTGTCACGCCTGGGGCTGTCCCAGAGCCCCAACCTCTTCGCGCTCTATGAGCAGTCCCGGCGGCGGGAGCAGCTGGTGGGCAGCACCACGCTGCTGGCCGACGTCCTCACCAGGTTTGAAAAGTAAATGTCCCACTCTGCTGCCTAGGGGAGAGGAGCCCAGGGTGGGAGGGAACAGTGCGGGGACACTTCTGCCCCACGCCCCGTGCTGATGGGGACGGTcccttctgctgcagcctggccGGGGAGGAGCAGGACCCGCCGTGCC is a genomic window of Heliangelus exortis chromosome 29, bHelExo1.hap1, whole genome shotgun sequence containing:
- the PLEKHH3 gene encoding pleckstrin homology domain-containing family H member 3 isoform X1 — protein: MPFPGGLWWLLCCRQGFTLLRRDYGETDREADGEAEEEASFELRAQGDQGSLEVSLSQPNRSSSGSERSLLVAEEMRSLIVEKGPGPVEDDPDVLVKGWLQREVRGGVRTPWIRPRKYWFVLTPDSLDYYSSNEKGARRLGSLVLTSLCSVLWPNKQTYKETGYWSVTVFGRKHCYRLYTEHLNEAVRWVCAVQKVIDSKVPVQTPTQLLMRDVEEHCGSPEVLEQIYRCNPILRYTSSPLYAPLLPFPYGSLDQSAPPPRSYTTLRDEAVKLFNSLQQLESERDPVPLMQGVLQTCLDLPPLVDEIYCQLVKQTTEPPVAGGPGDLHYWQLLTCMSCTFLPSPPVLRFLHFHLDRTESRFPTSEMAKYACFIREALGKTKGRECVPSLEEILVLMRRQEMICTVHCPGAPACSVAISSHTTAEEVAQELVSRLGLSQSPNLFALYEQSRRREQLVGSTTLLADVLTRFENLAGEEQDPPCRLCFKHYGFLDTENVPRDSLEFALLFEQAHEMVLRGYVPTSEETLQTLAALRLQSLNSDFSARAPFPRLEELFPPHVLHARLPAPHRQPPSKCRGARLRAGLLAGGLWGQALAKQRAERDQRLRGRLREEGASTMAAILEKWKLLQGMGRPEAMAAYLALVREWPGFGSTLFDVDLRMSPVGDSPQRLWLGIGAKAVSLYKPGEPEPLDSFGYSCISSFGASDSSTFRLSVEDRDLLFETSQVDEIARLLHTYLASAGARRPPQPQEPATSPPDPTVPPRGLCPTAGPWQHRPPVGSFHS
- the PLEKHH3 gene encoding pleckstrin homology domain-containing family H member 3 isoform X2; the encoded protein is MPFPGGLWWLLCCRQGFTLLRRDYGETDREADGEAEEEASFELRAQGDQGSLEVSLSQPNRSSSGSERSLLVAEEMRSLIVEKGPGPVEDDPDVLVKGWLQREVRGGVRTPWIRPRKYWFVLTPDSLDYYSSNEKGARRLGSLVLTSLCSVLWPNKQTYKETGYWSVTVFGRKHCYRLYTEHLNEAVRWVCAVQKVIDSKVPVQTPTQLLMRDVEEHCGSPEVLEQIYRCNPILRYTSSPLYAPLLPFPYGSLDQSAPPPRSYTTLRDEAVKLFNSLQQLESERDPVPLMQGVLQTCLDLPPLVDEIYCQLVKQTTEPPVAGGPGDLHYWQLLTCMSCTFLPSPPVLRFLHFHLDRTESRFPTSEMAKYACFIREALGKTKGRECVPSLEEILVLMRRQEMICTVHCPGAPACSVAISSHTTAEEVAQELVSRLGLSQSPNLFALYEQSRRREQLVGSTTLLADVLTSLAGEEQDPPCRLCFKHYGFLDTENVPRDSLEFALLFEQAHEMVLRGYVPTSEETLQTLAALRLQSLNSDFSARAPFPRLEELFPPHVLHARLPAPHRQPPSKCRGARLRAGLLAGGLWGQALAKQRAERDQRLRGRLREEGASTMAAILEKWKLLQGMGRPEAMAAYLALVREWPGFGSTLFDVDLRMSPVGDSPQRLWLGIGAKAVSLYKPGEPEPLDSFGYSCISSFGASDSSTFRLSVEDRDLLFETSQVDEIARLLHTYLASAGARRPPQPQEPATSPPDPTVPPRGLCPTAGPWQHRPPVGSFHS
- the PLEKHH3 gene encoding pleckstrin homology domain-containing family H member 3 isoform X3, coding for MPFPGGLWWLLCCRQGFTLLRRDYGETDREADGEAEEEASFELRAQGDQGSLEVSLSQPNRSSSGSERSLLVAEEMRSLIVEKGPGPVEDDPDVLVKGWLQREVRGGVRTPWIRPRKYWFVLTPDSLDYYSSNEKGARRLGSLVLTSLCSVLWPNKQTYKETGYWSVTVFGRKHCYRLYTEHLNEAVRWVCAVQKVIDSKVPVQTPTQLLMRDVEEHCGSPEVLEQIYRCNPILRYTSSPLYAPLLPFPYGSLDQSAPPPRSYTTLRDEAVKLFNSLQQLESERDPVPLMQGVLQTCLDLPPLVDEIYCQLVKQTTEPPVAGGPGDLHYWQLLTCMSCTFLPSPPVLRFLHFHLDRTESRFPTSEMAKYACFIREALGKTKGRECVPSLEEILVLMRRQEMICTVHCPGAPACSVAISSHTTAEEVAQELVSRLGLSQSPNLFALYEQSRRREQLVGSTTLLADVLTRFENLAGEEQDPPCRLCFKHYGFLDTENVPRDSLEFALLFEQAHEMVLRGYVPTSEETLQTLAALRLQSLNSDFSARAPFPRLEELFPPHVLHARLPAPHRQPPSKCRGARLRAGLLAGGLWGQALAKQRAERDQRLRGRLREEGASTMAAILEKWKLLQGMGRPEAMAAYLALVREWPGFGSTLFDVDLRMQHLPPLSGGPGSALRDLPGG